The sequence CTTGAACGGGCTATCGAGGCGGGACAGACTACAATTGAACACCTTGACCGGTATATGGAGTACATTGCAGAAGTACCTGAAAGCAGAACCGATCCCAATATTATCTATTTTGGCTATGATCTTACTCCGTACGCCGATCGTTCACGGATTCCGGATGCTGCTGCACGTACCGCTGAATCGGGGGTCTGGAACGTTCCGACAAATACCCTGCTGGTTAATGTTTTTAGTCCGGAGTACACAACCGACGAGATGCTTCAGTGGCCGGGTATGGAATATATCGCTGAATCAACCCGTGAGGGCTGGGCACAGTACGTAAATAATCTTCGCTCGGGTGAAGACTATAACAGAGAACAGGCGAGGGAATACCTGGATATCCGCAATGAACTTACGCTTGAGCTTCACAGGCAGGGAGCCGGACTTCTGCTGGGTGCCGACGCACCGCAGATCTTTAATCCCCCCGGGTTTTCGGCACACCGTGAGTTGTCACTGCTGGTAGAGGCAGGCCTTACACCCTACGAAGCCCTCAAAACCGGCACTGTGCATGTTGGTGAATATCTGGGAGAAGAGACAACCACCGGCAGGGTTGCCCCGGGTTATCGTGCTGACCTTCTCATTCTCTCTGAAAATCCATTGCTTTCCATTCCGTTTCAAAACAGGATTGAAGGAGTAATGGTGGCCGGCAGGTACTACGACCGCGCGGCACTTGACGCACTGCTTGACAGAATGGACAGTGCAGTCGATAATTAATGCTCACTATTTTTAGAAGTGAATCACAAATCCGGACCAGGCTGCTGCCAGGGATGAACCGTAATTTCGTGATCGCGGAGCGGTTGAAGCTGCCAGGGTAAATTCAATATTTCTGAATTCGACTCCGGTTCCAGCGTGAACCGTAGTGCCGGAGTGCCCTCCGAACCTAAGTCCCGCCCTGAGAGGGACAACATTGAAAAATCGATACTCACTGCCTACGGACAGATGTGCATGTTTGCTGGCTATGCCTCTATCGGATAAGCCCAGGCCGGTGTCTATCATAAACCCGAATCTGCCAAGCATAAGGTGCGAACCCAGACGGATCATGGCCGGAAGTCCGGGTTTGTGAGCTTGAACCTGTTCTGATTCGAAGTCAGCGTAGAGATCATTGCCGATACTGTCGGTGAGCACGGATTCAAAATAAGCGCTCTCATCTCCGTCAAACTCGCTGTCGATAATATCCCGGTCGTAATTGAAGCCTTCCCAAAGCAATTGATCATCGTTGGAGAATGTTCTGGCACGGTCAGAATAGGAGAGGGATCCGATATCTGTTACGGCAAGTCCGACCCTGAGAGACTTCCTTCCTTTGAATATACCGAGGTCAAACGCATTTTGCGGGAGATCCATCTCAGCCGTCAGCCCCAGGTCCAATCCAAGGGATACACCTTTGGCTGCCGTGAAATCATCTGCTTGCGGATCAATGTAATCCTCCAGCTTCGGATCGATTCCGAGGTCACGGTCAATCCTGTATGCATCTATCTGATCCGCCCTTGCTCCGGCAGTTTTAACGGCATATCGGAATGCATGACGGATCTGACCGCCCGCTTGAGCCGAAGCGCCGCTTATTTGAAGAGACGACACCATTGATGCGGATGTATAGTCTGTGCTGATCAGCAGTTTCGGAGCAATACCCGCGTAAATCCGTACATTTTCCGCAAAACCGAAAAGGGTATCGTATCTAAGCAGAGTGCGGGCATATCCGGCCGACCATTCGTGCCAGGCGTAGTATTCTGCGGATAAATTGACATCTGCCGCTTCACTGAAATAATCAGAATCGAGGCCCCGAAAGATTAAATCTGCAAAACCTCTTGAAACACCCGTATTTCCTGATGTGCGAACCCTGACTGCAAAACCCACGGCCCATTCATCAGACCTGTATGCACCGCCTAAAGGTACAGCTGCGACATCAAAAGCGAGGTCTCTGCTTTCTGAAGAGGCGGTTCCAAACCATGTATCAAGCATGGCATCAGCCAATTGGGGTGAAATCGTCAGTCCGCTGGTAAGATATTCGTTGTAAACCGAAATGTTTGCCAGTGAGCCTCCTGCCTGTGCATGAACTCCTCCTGCAATGCT comes from Rhodohalobacter mucosus and encodes:
- a CDS encoding amidohydrolase family protein — encoded protein: MNMLKVMFPILLLAAVLTGCDTGESDLETIAITGVNVLTMESDQILSDQTVIIRNGIINRIGNSDDVEVPRGAQVISGDFYVMPGLAEMHAHIPSSRQGSEVMEATLGMYLSQGITTIRGMLGEPAHLEIRNRAENGEIDSPRIFTSGPSFSGNSVSSPEEAREMVREQKEAGYDLVKLHPGLSREIFDAIAEEAERVDMEFSGHISFDVGLERAIEAGQTTIEHLDRYMEYIAEVPESRTDPNIIYFGYDLTPYADRSRIPDAAARTAESGVWNVPTNTLLVNVFSPEYTTDEMLQWPGMEYIAESTREGWAQYVNNLRSGEDYNREQAREYLDIRNELTLELHRQGAGLLLGADAPQIFNPPGFSAHRELSLLVEAGLTPYEALKTGTVHVGEYLGEETTTGRVAPGYRADLLILSENPLLSIPFQNRIEGVMVAGRYYDRAALDALLDRMDSAVDN
- a CDS encoding DUF5723 family protein, translating into MKMIQEYTKRCFLPLTVVPVILLLFIAPLQLHAQHSHQTARTLSLGGGGTAYQDLYHANFVNPANLMLNRDVRPKFTVSIAGGVHAQAGGSLANISVYNEYLTSGLTISPQLADAMLDTWFGTASSESRDLAFDVAAVPLGGAYRSDEWAVGFAVRVRTSGNTGVSRGFADLIFRGLDSDYFSEAADVNLSAEYYAWHEWSAGYARTLLRYDTLFGFAENVRIYAGIAPKLLISTDYTSASMVSSLQISGASAQAGGQIRHAFRYAVKTAGARADQIDAYRIDRDLGIDPKLEDYIDPQADDFTAAKGVSLGLDLGLTAEMDLPQNAFDLGIFKGRKSLRVGLAVTDIGSLSYSDRARTFSNDDQLLWEGFNYDRDIIDSEFDGDESAYFESVLTDSIGNDLYADFESEQVQAHKPGLPAMIRLGSHLMLGRFGFMIDTGLGLSDRGIASKHAHLSVGSEYRFFNVVPLRAGLRFGGHSGTTVHAGTGVEFRNIEFTLAASTAPRSRNYGSSLAAAWSGFVIHF